In Sphaeramia orbicularis chromosome 3, fSphaOr1.1, whole genome shotgun sequence, a genomic segment contains:
- the nptnb gene encoding neuroplastin b isoform X1 — MHPNAEMLAVVLLGNLMLPFISAQNAGFEKSPMSETKLTGDTFELYCSVVGNPTPEIQWWYAEINRADSFKQLWDGARKRRVSINTAYGANGVSVLGITRLTLEDSGTYECRASNDPRRNDLRQNPAIAWIRAQATISVLQKPKINATDQTILPADSSNKRVILQCNLTAAHTPHKDSFWMKNGQEIPNTRTELRNTTYRITKPRADDSGEYMCVYTFIMAPNANATIEVKAKPDITGHKRSENKKEGENAMLYCKSVGYPHPVWTWHKVEGTSVTEIDNSTGRFFITNRENYTELNIFDLDINTDPGIYECNATNVIGTTAETTILRVRSHLAPLWPFLGVLAEIIILVVIIVVYEKRKRPDDFIDDDEPAGQMKTNSTNNHKDKNIRQRNTK, encoded by the exons CTGGGTTTGAGAAGTCGCCAATGTCTGAGACTAAGCTTACGGGGGACACCTTTGAGCTGTACTGCAGCGTGGTCGGTAACCCCACTCCAGAGATCCAGTGGTGGTATGCGGAAATCAACCGAGCCGACTCCTTCAAGCAGCTGTGGGACGGAGCCCGTAAGCGTCGGGTATCTATCAACACGGCCTACGGCGCCAATGGGGTCAGTGTGCTTGGCATTACGCGGCTCACACTGGAGGATTCTGGGACCTATGAGTGCCGGGCGAGCAACGACCCCAGGCGCAATGACCTCCGGCAAAACCCTGCCATCGCGTGGATCCGCGCCCAGGCCACCATTTCGGTGCTACAGA AACCAAAGATCAATGCCACTGATCAGACCATCCTGCCAGCAGACAGCTCAAACAAACGAGTTATCCTGCAGTGTAACCTCACAGCTGCCCATACTCCCCACAAGGACAGCTTCTGGATGAAGAATGGACAGGAGATCCCCAATACACGGACAGAGCTGAGAAATACAACATACAG AATCACTAAACCACGGGCAGATGATTCTGGAGAATACATGTGTGTGTACACATTTATCATGGCACCAAATGCAAATGCAACAATTGAAGTAAAAG CAAAACCTGACATCACTGGCCACAAACGGAGTGAAAATAAAAAGGAAGGGGAAAATGCGATGCTTTACTGCAAGTCTGTCGGTTATCCACATCCCGTCTGGACATGGCATAAAGTGGAGGGAACATCCGTCACG GAAATCGACAACTCCACTGGACGTTTCTTCATCACTAACAGAGAGAACTACACGGAGCTCAATATATTCGACTTGGATATAAACACAGATCCTGGAATATATGAATGCAACGCCACAAATGTGATTGGGACCACCGCTGAGACCACGATCCTACGGGTGCGCAGCCATCTCGCACCACTCTGGCCTTTCCTGGGTGTGCTTGCAGAAATCATCATCCTTGTAGTCATCATAGTTGTGTACGAAAAACGCAAGAGGCCAGATGACTTTATTGATG ATGATGAACCAGCTGGACAaat GAAAACAAATTCAACAAACAACCACAAGGACAAAAACATTCGCCAGAGGAATACAAAATAA
- the nptnb gene encoding neuroplastin b isoform X2, giving the protein MHPNAEMLAVVLLGNLMLPFISAQNAGFEKSPMSETKLTGDTFELYCSVVGNPTPEIQWWYAEINRADSFKQLWDGARKRRVSINTAYGANGVSVLGITRLTLEDSGTYECRASNDPRRNDLRQNPAIAWIRAQATISVLQKPKINATDQTILPADSSNKRVILQCNLTAAHTPHKDSFWMKNGQEIPNTRTELRNTTYRITKPRADDSGEYMCVYTFIMAPNANATIEVKAKPDITGHKRSENKKEGENAMLYCKSVGYPHPVWTWHKVEGTSVTEIDNSTGRFFITNRENYTELNIFDLDINTDPGIYECNATNVIGTTAETTILRVRSHLAPLWPFLGVLAEIIILVVIIVVYEKRKRPDDFIDAGQMKTNSTNNHKDKNIRQRNTK; this is encoded by the exons CTGGGTTTGAGAAGTCGCCAATGTCTGAGACTAAGCTTACGGGGGACACCTTTGAGCTGTACTGCAGCGTGGTCGGTAACCCCACTCCAGAGATCCAGTGGTGGTATGCGGAAATCAACCGAGCCGACTCCTTCAAGCAGCTGTGGGACGGAGCCCGTAAGCGTCGGGTATCTATCAACACGGCCTACGGCGCCAATGGGGTCAGTGTGCTTGGCATTACGCGGCTCACACTGGAGGATTCTGGGACCTATGAGTGCCGGGCGAGCAACGACCCCAGGCGCAATGACCTCCGGCAAAACCCTGCCATCGCGTGGATCCGCGCCCAGGCCACCATTTCGGTGCTACAGA AACCAAAGATCAATGCCACTGATCAGACCATCCTGCCAGCAGACAGCTCAAACAAACGAGTTATCCTGCAGTGTAACCTCACAGCTGCCCATACTCCCCACAAGGACAGCTTCTGGATGAAGAATGGACAGGAGATCCCCAATACACGGACAGAGCTGAGAAATACAACATACAG AATCACTAAACCACGGGCAGATGATTCTGGAGAATACATGTGTGTGTACACATTTATCATGGCACCAAATGCAAATGCAACAATTGAAGTAAAAG CAAAACCTGACATCACTGGCCACAAACGGAGTGAAAATAAAAAGGAAGGGGAAAATGCGATGCTTTACTGCAAGTCTGTCGGTTATCCACATCCCGTCTGGACATGGCATAAAGTGGAGGGAACATCCGTCACG GAAATCGACAACTCCACTGGACGTTTCTTCATCACTAACAGAGAGAACTACACGGAGCTCAATATATTCGACTTGGATATAAACACAGATCCTGGAATATATGAATGCAACGCCACAAATGTGATTGGGACCACCGCTGAGACCACGATCCTACGGGTGCGCAGCCATCTCGCACCACTCTGGCCTTTCCTGGGTGTGCTTGCAGAAATCATCATCCTTGTAGTCATCATAGTTGTGTACGAAAAACGCAAGAGGCCAGATGACTTTATTGATG CTGGACAaat GAAAACAAATTCAACAAACAACCACAAGGACAAAAACATTCGCCAGAGGAATACAAAATAA
- the nptnb gene encoding neuroplastin b isoform X3 — MHPNAEMLAVVLLGNLMLPFISAQNEPKINATDQTILPADSSNKRVILQCNLTAAHTPHKDSFWMKNGQEIPNTRTELRNTTYRITKPRADDSGEYMCVYTFIMAPNANATIEVKAKPDITGHKRSENKKEGENAMLYCKSVGYPHPVWTWHKVEGTSVTEIDNSTGRFFITNRENYTELNIFDLDINTDPGIYECNATNVIGTTAETTILRVRSHLAPLWPFLGVLAEIIILVVIIVVYEKRKRPDDFIDDDEPAGQMKTNSTNNHKDKNIRQRNTK, encoded by the exons AACCAAAGATCAATGCCACTGATCAGACCATCCTGCCAGCAGACAGCTCAAACAAACGAGTTATCCTGCAGTGTAACCTCACAGCTGCCCATACTCCCCACAAGGACAGCTTCTGGATGAAGAATGGACAGGAGATCCCCAATACACGGACAGAGCTGAGAAATACAACATACAG AATCACTAAACCACGGGCAGATGATTCTGGAGAATACATGTGTGTGTACACATTTATCATGGCACCAAATGCAAATGCAACAATTGAAGTAAAAG CAAAACCTGACATCACTGGCCACAAACGGAGTGAAAATAAAAAGGAAGGGGAAAATGCGATGCTTTACTGCAAGTCTGTCGGTTATCCACATCCCGTCTGGACATGGCATAAAGTGGAGGGAACATCCGTCACG GAAATCGACAACTCCACTGGACGTTTCTTCATCACTAACAGAGAGAACTACACGGAGCTCAATATATTCGACTTGGATATAAACACAGATCCTGGAATATATGAATGCAACGCCACAAATGTGATTGGGACCACCGCTGAGACCACGATCCTACGGGTGCGCAGCCATCTCGCACCACTCTGGCCTTTCCTGGGTGTGCTTGCAGAAATCATCATCCTTGTAGTCATCATAGTTGTGTACGAAAAACGCAAGAGGCCAGATGACTTTATTGATG ATGATGAACCAGCTGGACAaat GAAAACAAATTCAACAAACAACCACAAGGACAAAAACATTCGCCAGAGGAATACAAAATAA